The window AGGGCGAGCCGTGATCTTGCAGGCCGATGTAGCCGCGGCGTGGATGATCTTTGTAGGCGATGTCGAACTTGTGCGGCGTGCCATCGGGGCGCTGATTCGGCTGCGTGAACTGGTCCAGATTCATCCGTGTAACCTGTTCGCCGTTGATCACGACGTCGATCAGGTTCTTGTCGCACGTTATCTCGATGTGGTTCCACTGGCCGACCGGGTGCATGGCATTGCGCGAGGGTTTTACCAGGTCGTAGATCGCGCCCGTGTCGGTGTAGCCGGCCGTGGTCGTGTCGTCGAGCGCCACCTCCAGGCCATTGAAACCCACGTCCTTGCCGGGCCGGGGCGTCAGTGGGAATGTGCGAATAAAGATCCCGCTGTTGCATCCCTTGCTGAGCTTGAAATCGAGCGCCAGACGAAAATTCTCCCACTGTTCCTCATGGATGAGCATGTAGCCACCGCTGCGGTGCGGATTCAGACTGGCATCTTCGATCGGCGTCTTGCTCGGCTGCAGCGTGTTGGTCTTCCAGCCCGCGAACGTGCTGCCGTCGAACAGCAGTTGCCAACCGTCCTGCTTTTCCTGCGGGCTGAGCGTGTTGTCGGCGGCGCGAGCCGCCGCGCACCACGCACATAGGAAGCCCAGAACGAGCAAGCCACGTAACGGCATCATCGAAAGTTTCCTAAGTGTTCTTGGGAGTCGGCAGAACCGCTCGGACCGCGTTATTCCGTGGTTGACGCGGATCTGATAATCGGGAGCTCTCTGACGGACCTCTTGCCCTGTTGGGTTCCTCATCCGAAAGGAGTGACTGCACGGCGTTCAACCGACTACGCATTCTTTCTGTGCGTCCCAGCGCATCATTTTGCTTTGCCGGTAACTTTCGACCGCCAGCTTGATGGCCACCATCGTTGCGGCACCCAGCTTGGCGTTGCAATTGAGCGTTGCCTGGCCACGAATGCAATCGACGAAATTTCCCTTCATGTCGCGGCGCGGTTTCGGCTCGAGCTTCACTTCGGTCAAACCGCCGTTGGCCGCCTTGAATTCGTCGGCGAA of the Pirellulales bacterium genome contains:
- a CDS encoding DUF1080 domain-containing protein, which translates into the protein MMPLRGLLVLGFLCAWCAAARAADNTLSPQEKQDGWQLLFDGSTFAGWKTNTLQPSKTPIEDASLNPHRSGGYMLIHEEQWENFRLALDFKLSKGCNSGIFIRTFPLTPRPGKDVGFNGLEVALDDTTTAGYTDTGAIYDLVKPSRNAMHPVGQWNHIEITCDKNLIDVVINGEQVTRMNLDQFTQPNQRPDGTPHKFDIAYKDHPRRGYIGLQDHGSP